One genomic window of Polaromonas sp. SP1 includes the following:
- a CDS encoding tripartite tricarboxylate transporter substrate binding protein encodes MAINRRELIAASLALGAGAATGTASAQAGWPSKPIRLVVPYPPGGSSDIIARAISQPLSEALKQSVIVDNKAGANGNLGADIVAKSAPDGYTLLLCDTGALAISPSVYTKLGFDPSKDLRGVTMLAYSPHLLVVHPSVPANNLKELIALSHKSDLNFAVTAMGSAPHLAGVAVERATKAKWQYIPYKGGSQAVSDTIAGQTQVLMNGMLATLPHVQSGKLKILGVSKSTRMPLIGNVPTLAEQGIPGFESGTWQGLLVANGTPAAIVNRLNTELIKIIRSPDIRAKLAGQGAEVVTMTPAQQDAYFNQERSRWAKVVAEANIKLD; translated from the coding sequence TGGCTATCAATCGACGTGAACTGATCGCGGCTTCACTGGCGCTGGGCGCCGGCGCCGCCACCGGCACGGCAAGCGCGCAGGCCGGCTGGCCGTCCAAACCGATACGCCTCGTGGTGCCTTACCCACCGGGCGGCTCATCAGACATCATTGCCCGCGCCATTTCGCAGCCGCTGTCCGAAGCGCTCAAGCAGTCGGTCATCGTCGACAACAAGGCCGGCGCCAACGGCAACCTGGGCGCCGACATCGTGGCCAAGTCCGCACCCGACGGCTACACGCTGCTGCTGTGCGACACCGGCGCGCTGGCCATCAGCCCTTCGGTCTACACCAAGCTGGGGTTTGACCCGTCCAAGGATTTGCGCGGCGTGACGATGCTGGCGTATTCGCCGCACCTGCTGGTGGTGCACCCTTCCGTGCCGGCCAACAACCTCAAGGAGCTGATCGCGCTGTCGCACAAGTCCGACCTGAACTTTGCGGTGACGGCCATGGGAAGCGCGCCGCACCTGGCCGGTGTCGCCGTCGAACGGGCCACCAAGGCCAAGTGGCAGTACATCCCCTACAAAGGCGGCTCGCAAGCGGTGAGCGACACCATTGCCGGCCAGACGCAGGTGCTGATGAACGGCATGCTGGCGACCTTGCCGCATGTGCAAAGCGGCAAACTGAAAATCCTGGGCGTTTCCAAGAGCACGCGCATGCCGCTGATCGGCAACGTGCCCACGCTGGCGGAGCAGGGCATTCCCGGCTTCGAATCCGGCACGTGGCAGGGTCTGCTGGTGGCCAACGGCACGCCGGCCGCCATCGTCAACCGCCTGAACACCGAACTCATCAAGATCATCCGCAGCCCGGACATCCGCGCCAAGCTGGCCGGGCAGGGCGCCGAAGTGGTGACCATGACGCCGGCGCAGCAAGACGCGTACTTCAACCAGGAACGCAGCCGCTGGGCCAAAGTGGTGGCGGAAGCCAACATCAAGCTCGACTGA
- a CDS encoding TRAP transporter substrate-binding protein has translation MQASLKGLIALSFALCAATGMAQTKLRAWNIHPDGYPVSEAMKSFVEQVAKSTGGRYSIELFNNGSLGDQPKAVQMLKSGEIDVAEFSSGPLSDAVPGIKVLNLPFLFTDSAHMFRHLDGKLGERFAGNLKAAGFVVLGWYDGGGRSFYCVKPVSNIRDLAGTSIRVQQSEIYIEMVKLMEAKPVALPFKDVLGALEQGKVDCAENNMPSYESTGHFKVAKNVYMTNHVISPEALVVSTKLWDKLSKEDKAAFTDAGAKSAILMRELWNKRVAAALEATAKQGSQFVKVKDASPMVRRMGPLYGKYMADPTTREELLTIISK, from the coding sequence ATGCAAGCATCCCTCAAGGGCCTCATCGCCCTTTCTTTCGCCCTGTGCGCCGCAACGGGCATGGCCCAGACCAAACTGCGCGCCTGGAACATCCACCCCGACGGCTACCCGGTCTCTGAAGCCATGAAAAGCTTCGTCGAGCAGGTCGCCAAAAGCACCGGCGGGCGCTACTCGATAGAGCTGTTCAACAACGGCTCGCTGGGCGACCAGCCCAAAGCCGTGCAGATGCTCAAGAGCGGCGAGATCGATGTGGCCGAGTTCAGCTCAGGCCCGCTGTCCGACGCCGTGCCGGGCATCAAGGTGTTGAACCTGCCGTTCCTGTTCACCGACTCTGCGCACATGTTTCGCCACCTCGACGGCAAGCTGGGCGAGCGTTTTGCCGGCAATCTGAAGGCCGCCGGTTTTGTCGTGCTGGGCTGGTATGACGGCGGCGGGCGATCGTTTTACTGCGTCAAGCCCGTGAGCAATATCCGTGACCTTGCCGGTACGAGCATCCGGGTGCAGCAGTCCGAGATCTATATCGAGATGGTCAAGCTGATGGAAGCCAAACCGGTGGCCTTGCCCTTCAAGGACGTGCTCGGCGCGCTGGAGCAGGGCAAGGTCGATTGCGCCGAGAACAACATGCCCTCGTACGAATCGACCGGCCACTTCAAGGTGGCCAAAAACGTCTACATGACCAATCACGTCATTTCGCCGGAAGCCCTGGTGGTGTCGACCAAGCTGTGGGACAAACTCAGCAAGGAAGACAAGGCCGCCTTTACGGACGCCGGCGCAAAGTCCGCCATCCTGATGCGCGAGCTGTGGAACAAGCGGGTGGCCGCGGCCCTGGAGGCCACCGCCAAACAGGGTTCGCAATTCGTCAAGGTCAAGGATGCGTCGCCCATGGTTCGCCGCATGGGCCCGCTGTATGGAAAATACATGGCCGACCCGACCACACGCGAAGAGCTGCTGACCATCATTTCAAAATAA
- a CDS encoding aldose epimerase family protein: protein MLLDPARFAREIDGKPVALFTLRNSRGMAVCVTNYGAKIEQVLVPDREGRLDDVVLGYDSMDGVTGGAASVGAFIGRYAGRIAQARFTLNGKEHVLTANNGPHCLHGGVKGSRFRVFDAMQRSDASVEMNYVFADGEEGFPGALALRLTYSVTEANELVLDYEAIARDVPTVANFTTHAFFNLEGAGSRSALGHEVQVCARRYFGMTPDLIATGELLPVEDTPFDLRKPVVLNTRVKAPQAAGGLAGYDDCFEIDRAAVSEGELALCARVSAAASGRVMEVWSTEPTMQFYTGLVAGEPLAGGPGKGGRVYVQQQSLCFEPQGYPNAPNLPAFPSAVHEPGKGRHGRTLYRFSTSA from the coding sequence ATGCTGCTTGACCCCGCACGCTTTGCACGAGAGATCGACGGCAAGCCCGTCGCGCTGTTCACCCTGCGCAACAGCCGGGGCATGGCTGTGTGCGTCACGAACTACGGCGCGAAGATCGAGCAGGTGCTGGTGCCGGACCGCGAGGGCCGCCTTGACGACGTGGTGCTGGGTTACGACAGCATGGACGGCGTGACCGGCGGAGCGGCCTCGGTGGGCGCCTTCATCGGCCGCTATGCCGGCCGCATTGCCCAGGCGCGCTTTACCCTGAACGGCAAGGAGCACGTGCTGACCGCCAACAACGGCCCGCACTGCCTGCATGGCGGCGTGAAGGGCTCGCGCTTTCGGGTGTTCGACGCCATGCAGCGCAGCGACGCCAGCGTTGAAATGAATTATGTGTTTGCCGATGGGGAGGAGGGCTTCCCCGGAGCGCTGGCGCTGCGCCTGACTTACAGCGTGACGGAAGCGAACGAGCTGGTGCTGGACTACGAAGCCATCGCGCGGGATGTGCCCACGGTGGCGAACTTCACCACGCATGCCTTTTTTAACCTTGAAGGCGCCGGCAGCCGCAGCGCGCTGGGGCATGAAGTGCAGGTATGTGCCCGGCGCTACTTCGGCATGACGCCTGACCTCATCGCGACGGGCGAGCTGCTGCCGGTGGAAGACACGCCCTTTGACCTGCGCAAGCCGGTGGTGCTGAACACGCGGGTGAAAGCGCCACAGGCCGCGGGGGGCCTGGCAGGCTACGACGACTGTTTTGAGATTGACCGCGCTGCCGTCAGTGAGGGGGAACTCGCGCTGTGCGCACGTGTGAGCGCAGCCGCCAGCGGTCGCGTGATGGAAGTCTGGTCCACCGAGCCCACGATGCAGTTCTACACCGGCCTGGTGGCCGGCGAGCCGCTGGCCGGCGGGCCCGGCAAGGGCGGCCGGGTTTATGTGCAGCAGCAAAGCCTGTGCTTCGAGCCGCAGGGCTATCCGAACGCCCCCAACCTGCCGGCGTTTCCGTCGGCCGTGCATGAGCCCGGCAAGGGCCGCCACGGCCGCACGCTGTACCGCTTCAGCACGTCGGCGTAA
- a CDS encoding dienelactone hydrolase family protein, producing the protein MQWWKLVLLVGLPAHVLCGTAWAQQAERVSPQVIKLPLVIDGKSFDVVTHVYKPAGDGPFPLVIFSHGRAPSRVDRAKLENPVLIGHANYWLRKGVAVIAPVRPGYGDTGGFDREDSGIRWSGKVCTGDADFTRVASHAGQTVVALHQWALQQPWVRKDRLLLEGQSVGGMTTVSVAALNLPGVIGAVNFAGGSGGNPEDSPTRSCKPENMAKTYGELGKLVKVPNLWLYAENDQYWGPEAPREWHEAFKAGGSDTQFIQTGPLPGHDGHALLTYGGKMWSVPLDAFVRKVGLTAP; encoded by the coding sequence ATGCAATGGTGGAAACTGGTGTTGCTGGTGGGTTTGCCGGCACACGTCCTCTGCGGGACGGCGTGGGCCCAGCAGGCTGAGCGCGTCTCGCCGCAGGTCATCAAATTGCCCCTGGTGATTGACGGCAAGTCCTTCGACGTCGTCACCCATGTCTACAAGCCCGCGGGCGACGGCCCTTTTCCCCTGGTGATCTTCTCGCACGGGCGCGCCCCGTCGCGGGTTGACCGGGCCAAACTCGAGAACCCGGTGTTGATAGGGCATGCCAATTACTGGTTGCGCAAAGGGGTGGCCGTGATTGCCCCGGTGCGGCCCGGCTACGGGGATACCGGGGGCTTCGACAGGGAGGACTCCGGCATCCGCTGGAGCGGCAAGGTGTGCACCGGCGATGCCGACTTCACCCGTGTGGCCAGCCACGCGGGCCAGACGGTCGTCGCATTGCACCAGTGGGCCTTGCAGCAGCCCTGGGTGCGCAAGGACAGGCTGCTGCTGGAAGGGCAGTCGGTAGGCGGCATGACGACGGTGTCGGTCGCCGCGCTCAACCTGCCGGGCGTCATCGGCGCCGTCAATTTTGCGGGTGGCTCGGGCGGTAATCCGGAAGACTCCCCCACCAGGAGCTGCAAGCCCGAGAACATGGCCAAAACGTATGGTGAGCTCGGCAAGCTGGTCAAGGTGCCCAACCTGTGGCTCTACGCCGAGAACGACCAGTACTGGGGCCCAGAGGCTCCCAGGGAGTGGCATGAGGCCTTCAAGGCCGGCGGCAGCGACACCCAGTTCATCCAGACCGGCCCGCTGCCGGGCCACGACGGGCATGCGCTGCTGACCTACGGCGGCAAGATGTGGTCGGTGCCACTCGATGCCTTCGTGCGCAAGGTCGGCCTGACGGCGCCTTGA
- a CDS encoding NUDIX domain-containing protein: protein MTSSPQKHEVSVYIGRFQIFHNGQLALLRRALDAAPLCIVVLGSAWQARTPKNPFTWQERAEMIRLALPEADRDRIRFLPVRDYYDQDRWVSAVKHGVAELTGGKSGTSPVLIGHFKDATSEYLKNFPGWTLDAVPSQGRIDASALRDAYFGNAGAALEPALAALVSQAPASTIAFLRTWAALPYFLELAQEWESLRLEKAKWAGSPYAPVFVTVDAVVKCGDRVLLIQRGRSPGKGLFAVPGGFIEQRETVYQSALRELEEETRMRLLDGDMKNALKAVHVFDHPDRSLRGRVITHAHFFDLGLRQLPEVQAADDAAAAEWIPVDQLAAMEDRFHDDHFHMLDFFFSLTERI, encoded by the coding sequence ATGACATCAAGCCCCCAAAAACACGAGGTCTCGGTCTACATCGGCCGCTTCCAGATCTTTCACAACGGGCAGCTCGCGCTGCTGCGCCGGGCGCTGGACGCGGCCCCGCTCTGCATCGTCGTGCTCGGCTCGGCCTGGCAGGCGCGTACGCCCAAAAACCCTTTTACCTGGCAGGAGCGCGCAGAAATGATCCGCCTGGCGCTGCCCGAGGCGGACCGGGACCGGATCCGTTTTCTGCCTGTGCGTGACTACTATGACCAGGACCGCTGGGTGTCGGCAGTCAAGCACGGTGTGGCGGAACTGACGGGCGGGAAGTCCGGGACATCCCCCGTGCTCATCGGGCATTTCAAAGATGCGACCAGCGAGTACCTGAAGAACTTTCCCGGCTGGACGCTGGATGCCGTCCCATCGCAAGGCAGGATCGACGCAAGCGCTTTGCGTGACGCTTACTTTGGCAATGCCGGCGCGGCGCTGGAACCGGCACTCGCCGCCCTGGTGAGTCAGGCGCCGGCCAGCACCATTGCATTTCTCCGCACCTGGGCGGCCTTGCCTTACTTCCTTGAACTCGCGCAAGAGTGGGAAAGCCTCAGGCTGGAAAAGGCAAAGTGGGCCGGCTCTCCCTATGCGCCGGTTTTTGTGACGGTAGATGCGGTCGTGAAATGCGGTGACCGCGTGCTGCTGATCCAGCGCGGGCGTTCCCCAGGCAAGGGCTTGTTTGCCGTGCCGGGCGGGTTCATCGAGCAGCGGGAAACCGTATACCAATCCGCTTTGCGTGAACTGGAAGAAGAAACCCGGATGCGTTTGCTGGATGGCGATATGAAAAATGCGCTGAAAGCGGTCCACGTGTTTGACCATCCGGACCGCAGCCTGCGCGGCCGCGTGATCACCCATGCCCACTTCTTTGACCTGGGCTTACGCCAGTTGCCGGAAGTGCAGGCGGCCGACGACGCGGCCGCCGCTGAATGGATTCCCGTGGATCAACTGGCCGCCATGGAGGATCGTTTCCATGACGACCATTTCCATATGCTGGATTTCTTCTTCTCGCTGACGGAGCGCATCTGA
- a CDS encoding NAD+ synthase: MLKITAAQLNFTIGDLSGNVAKMVTAASKAWSDQSDIVVFSEMSLTAYYPGDMLEEEGFMERVDAALHDLLLASRQIPNLYWVIGLPARREAPGKKLRNTLCVIKGGEVLLEYAKQLLPTYNIFDERRHFEPGQDVAKVLRIREAKVGVLICEDGWNDEGLDYAINPFDRMRDAAPDLVISINASPSNIGKREQRHQIFAAASKRNQLPILYVNQVGGHDQLVYDGASFAVEPKAGVVFEAERFAEDVTTLRFENGRFLTLAGDEPAAVPAQGLPTMAFYRRQIVLGLQDYARRCGFTRAVIGSSGGIDSALTLALAAEALGPANVTAITMPSRFSSAGSVDDSETLCRNLGVELLHHPIAGIVSEFSGGFEAAFGQALQGIALENLQARARGTILMEYSNSCGHLLLTTGNKSEISVGYCTLYGDTNGGLGLIGDLYKTEVFALSSYLNEAAGKEIIPQAIIDKAPSAELAPDQKDVDSLPPYPVLDEVLKLLIEGRRLAAWEYEKASAFVAQLRRAPENIAMIERIKGMIARNEYKRRQAPPIIRLRARAFGSGRQMPIAAKFH, translated from the coding sequence ATGCTCAAAATCACCGCAGCCCAGTTGAACTTCACGATCGGCGATCTCTCCGGCAACGTGGCCAAGATGGTTACGGCCGCCAGCAAGGCCTGGAGTGACCAATCCGACATCGTTGTCTTCTCCGAAATGTCGCTCACAGCCTACTACCCCGGCGACATGCTGGAAGAAGAAGGCTTCATGGAGCGTGTCGATGCGGCCCTCCACGATCTCCTGCTGGCTTCGCGCCAGATCCCCAACCTCTACTGGGTGATAGGCCTTCCAGCGCGCCGCGAAGCGCCGGGCAAGAAGCTGCGCAACACCCTGTGCGTGATCAAGGGCGGCGAGGTGCTGCTGGAGTATGCCAAGCAGTTGCTGCCCACCTACAACATCTTCGACGAGCGCCGCCACTTTGAACCCGGCCAGGACGTGGCCAAGGTCTTGCGCATCCGCGAAGCCAAGGTGGGCGTGCTGATCTGCGAAGACGGCTGGAACGACGAGGGCCTGGACTACGCGATCAATCCCTTTGACCGCATGCGCGACGCCGCACCTGACCTTGTGATCTCCATCAATGCCAGTCCGTCCAACATCGGCAAGCGCGAGCAGCGCCACCAGATCTTCGCCGCCGCCAGCAAACGCAACCAGTTGCCCATCCTCTACGTCAACCAGGTTGGCGGCCATGACCAGCTTGTGTATGACGGCGCATCGTTCGCGGTGGAGCCTAAGGCCGGCGTGGTGTTTGAGGCCGAACGCTTCGCCGAAGACGTGACAACCCTTCGCTTCGAGAACGGCCGCTTTCTCACGCTGGCCGGGGATGAGCCGGCCGCGGTCCCTGCCCAGGGATTGCCGACCATGGCGTTCTACCGGCGCCAGATCGTGCTCGGCCTGCAGGACTATGCGCGCCGCTGCGGCTTCACCCGCGCCGTGATCGGCTCGTCCGGCGGGATTGATTCGGCACTGACCCTGGCGCTTGCCGCCGAAGCCCTGGGGCCCGCCAACGTGACCGCCATCACCATGCCATCGCGTTTCTCGTCGGCCGGCTCCGTCGATGATTCTGAAACCCTGTGCCGCAACCTCGGCGTGGAATTGCTGCACCATCCGATCGCCGGTATCGTGAGCGAATTTTCCGGTGGCTTTGAAGCCGCCTTCGGCCAGGCGTTGCAGGGCATCGCACTGGAGAATCTTCAGGCGCGAGCGCGCGGCACCATCCTGATGGAATACTCGAACAGCTGCGGGCACCTGCTGCTAACCACGGGCAACAAGTCCGAGATTTCGGTGGGCTACTGCACGCTTTATGGCGACACCAACGGGGGCCTCGGCCTGATCGGCGACCTCTACAAAACCGAGGTGTTCGCCTTGTCAAGCTACCTCAACGAAGCGGCCGGCAAAGAAATCATTCCCCAGGCCATCATCGACAAAGCCCCCTCCGCTGAGCTGGCGCCCGATCAGAAAGACGTGGACAGCCTGCCACCGTATCCGGTGCTCGATGAGGTGCTCAAGCTTCTGATCGAAGGCCGGCGCCTGGCCGCGTGGGAGTACGAGAAAGCGTCGGCTTTCGTCGCGCAGCTGCGTCGCGCCCCTGAGAACATTGCGATGATCGAACGCATCAAGGGCATGATCGCCCGCAACGAATACAAACGCCGGCAGGCGCCTCCCATCATCCGTCTGCGCGCACGCGCTTTCGGTTCCGGCCGGCAGATGCCGATCGCCGCCAAATTCCACTAG
- the pncB gene encoding nicotinate phosphoribosyltransferase — protein sequence MQPIIQSLLDTDLYKFTMWQTMLHRHPQTEAEYTFVCRNQPGYPLGELLGEVNAQLDHLCTLRFQPEELAYLRSLRFIKSDFVDFLRIFELQREFIKATADGPTLVIKAVGPQVHTMAFEIFVLAIVNELYFRRADQAAALAEGRKRLQDKINILRAFEKEPSLRNPFEFFDFGVRRRFSRDWQTEVVTTLKQEVPQYFKGTSNVLLASELNLVPIGTMAHEYLQTYQALGMTLRDFQRAALEDWVQEYRGDLGVALTDVVGMDAFLADFDLYFAKLFDGLRHDSGDPFAWGEKALAHYAKLRVDPQNKRLVFSDGLDVPTALKLYRAFAGRTQTGFGIGTNLTNDVGLTPLNIVMKLTGANARPVAKLSDSPGKTLCNDQTFLAYLRQVFRFPASA from the coding sequence ATGCAACCCATCATCCAAAGCCTGCTGGACACCGACCTCTACAAGTTCACCATGTGGCAAACCATGCTGCACAGGCACCCGCAGACCGAGGCCGAATACACCTTTGTCTGCCGAAACCAGCCGGGCTACCCGCTGGGTGAGCTGCTGGGAGAGGTCAATGCGCAGCTGGACCATCTCTGCACCTTGCGCTTTCAGCCTGAGGAGTTGGCCTACCTGCGGAGCCTTCGCTTCATCAAGAGCGACTTTGTGGACTTCCTGCGCATCTTTGAGCTCCAGCGGGAATTCATCAAGGCCACGGCAGACGGCCCTACGCTGGTGATCAAAGCCGTGGGCCCGCAAGTGCACACCATGGCCTTCGAAATCTTCGTGCTGGCCATAGTCAACGAGCTCTACTTCCGCCGCGCGGACCAGGCCGCCGCGCTTGCAGAAGGCCGCAAGCGCCTGCAGGACAAGATAAACATCCTGCGGGCCTTCGAAAAAGAACCCTCACTGCGCAATCCCTTCGAGTTCTTCGACTTCGGCGTGCGGCGCCGCTTCTCGCGCGACTGGCAGACCGAGGTGGTCACCACGCTCAAACAGGAAGTTCCGCAGTATTTCAAAGGCACTTCCAACGTGCTGCTGGCCAGCGAGCTCAACCTGGTACCCATCGGTACCATGGCTCACGAATACCTGCAGACCTACCAGGCGCTCGGCATGACGCTACGCGACTTCCAGCGCGCCGCACTGGAAGACTGGGTGCAGGAGTACCGCGGGGATTTGGGTGTGGCGCTGACGGACGTGGTCGGCATGGACGCCTTCCTCGCGGATTTCGACCTTTACTTCGCCAAGCTGTTCGATGGCCTGCGCCACGATTCCGGCGACCCATTTGCCTGGGGTGAGAAAGCCCTGGCCCACTACGCCAAGCTGCGCGTCGATCCGCAAAACAAGCGCCTGGTCTTCTCTGACGGGCTGGACGTGCCGACCGCGCTCAAGCTCTACCGCGCATTTGCCGGGCGCACCCAGACCGGCTTCGGTATCGGCACCAACCTCACCAACGATGTCGGGCTCACACCGCTGAACATCGTCATGAAACTGACCGGCGCCAATGCCCGGCCGGTGGCCAAACTGTCGGACAGCCCGGGCAAGACGCTATGCAACGACCAGACCTTCCTCGCTTACCTGCGCCAGGTCTTCCGTTTCCCTGCATCGGCTTAA
- a CDS encoding cysteine hydrolase, whose protein sequence is MKKNIQLLIIDPQNDFCDLPVDWRPMDPVTGAIASPSLPVAGAHADMLRLAALIQKGASGISAIGVTLDSHHRFDIAHPTFWKTGAGADVGPFTPITAAQVRKGDYLPRDAAMLPRALAYIDELEQRGRYTLMVWPVHCEIGSWGHNVHPAVKAAYNRWEDSRLAMVQKINKGSNPWTEHYSAMQAEVPDEEDPATQLNTALIASLDQADLLIIAGEASSHCVKATTEHIVENLPSGKPGKVVLLTDCMSPVGGFEAQHQAFLDDMAHRGAVLSTSAAMLSTLQANA, encoded by the coding sequence ATGAAGAAAAACATCCAGCTTCTGATCATCGACCCGCAAAACGACTTTTGCGATCTGCCTGTCGACTGGCGGCCCATGGATCCTGTGACGGGGGCCATCGCTTCTCCCTCCCTGCCCGTTGCAGGCGCCCATGCGGACATGCTGCGCCTGGCCGCGCTGATACAGAAAGGTGCATCCGGTATTTCCGCCATTGGCGTGACGCTGGACTCCCATCACAGGTTTGACATTGCTCACCCGACGTTCTGGAAGACCGGCGCCGGTGCAGACGTGGGGCCATTTACGCCGATCACCGCCGCACAAGTACGCAAGGGCGATTACCTGCCCAGGGATGCTGCGATGCTGCCCAGAGCCCTGGCCTACATCGACGAGCTGGAGCAGCGCGGCCGCTACACCTTGATGGTCTGGCCGGTGCACTGCGAAATCGGCAGCTGGGGCCACAACGTGCACCCCGCCGTGAAAGCCGCCTACAACCGCTGGGAAGACAGCCGCCTTGCCATGGTGCAAAAGATCAACAAGGGCAGCAACCCCTGGACGGAGCATTACAGCGCCATGCAGGCCGAGGTGCCGGATGAAGAGGACCCGGCAACGCAGCTCAATACGGCCCTGATCGCGTCACTGGACCAGGCCGACCTGCTCATCATCGCCGGCGAAGCCAGCAGCCACTGCGTGAAAGCGACCACCGAGCACATTGTTGAAAACCTTCCGTCCGGCAAGCCAGGCAAGGTGGTGCTGCTCACCGACTGCATGAGTCCCGTCGGCGGCTTTGAAGCGCAGCACCAGGCTTTCCTGGATGACATGGCTCACCGCGGCGCCGTGCTGTCAACAAGCGCGGCGATGCTGAGCACCCTGCAAGCGAACGCCTGA
- a CDS encoding sugar kinase — translation MSAAENRKVVLVTRQTRLEELVARYQTLGQAQFYLEHLGADFTDYLRENEAYASSLRVVAEALQAWGRYQIIDRAHLTNYIFAADDIVVTLGQDGMVANTLKYLNGQPLIGVNPEPKRWDGVLLPFEPAQVASVLPGVARDSRTTSLVTMAEASLSDGQVLRGVNDLFIGPKSHTSALYDIEFRGVKEAQSSSGLIVSTGLGSTAWLKSIVTGSIGIANAVGHGQGDGYEPMPRDTDHLIFAVREPFSSRASQTSLLYGEIEECDVLTLRSRMPDNGVIFSDGMETDFLRFTAGMEARIGICATKGVLVE, via the coding sequence ATGTCTGCAGCCGAGAACCGCAAGGTCGTACTGGTCACGCGCCAGACCCGGCTCGAAGAGCTGGTGGCGCGCTACCAGACCCTGGGTCAGGCCCAGTTCTACCTGGAACACCTCGGCGCCGACTTTACCGACTACCTCCGTGAGAACGAGGCTTATGCCTCCAGCTTGAGGGTGGTCGCTGAAGCGCTGCAGGCCTGGGGCCGCTACCAGATCATCGACCGTGCGCACCTGACCAACTACATCTTCGCGGCCGACGACATCGTGGTGACACTGGGCCAGGACGGCATGGTGGCCAACACCCTGAAGTACCTGAACGGCCAGCCGTTGATCGGTGTAAATCCAGAGCCTAAACGCTGGGACGGCGTTCTGCTGCCTTTTGAGCCGGCGCAGGTCGCCTCAGTGCTGCCCGGCGTCGCCAGGGACAGCCGCACCACCTCGTTGGTCACCATGGCGGAGGCCAGCCTGTCCGACGGACAGGTATTGCGAGGCGTCAACGACCTCTTCATAGGCCCCAAAAGCCATACCTCGGCGCTTTACGACATCGAGTTCCGGGGCGTGAAGGAAGCGCAATCGTCTTCCGGCCTCATTGTCTCGACCGGGCTGGGATCAACGGCATGGCTCAAGAGCATCGTCACCGGCTCCATCGGTATTGCCAACGCTGTGGGGCACGGTCAGGGTGACGGCTATGAGCCCATGCCGCGAGACACGGATCACCTGATCTTCGCCGTGCGGGAGCCGTTTTCCAGCCGGGCTTCACAGACATCCCTGCTCTACGGAGAGATCGAAGAATGTGATGTGTTGACGCTGCGCTCACGCATGCCGGACAACGGGGTGATTTTCTCGGACGGCATGGAAACGGACTTCCTGCGATTTACCGCAGGCATGGAAGCCCGCATCGGTATTTGTGCCACCAAGGGAGTCCTGGTGGAATAA
- a CDS encoding SPFH domain-containing protein: MLGIRFIKSQPTVHLIQFKRGKVVREGAGQSFYYYAPTSTVVAVPVASAHHPFMLTLVTSDFQNVTVQGQATYQVKTPQLTARLMDFSLKASGQGYASDDPLKLGDRVGMQVQVIIQQKVQALTLKEALLSSAEIARHAEASLGAQPEIAALGLQILGVSILAIKPTPDIARALEAESREANLKAADDAIYLRRMAAVQNERAIRENELDTEVAVEDKRSQIEDAKMAAKASVMRKENALRTEQMDSDVALEEKRKLYVNGQAANSRTLAEAEAARLDAIMKTFQAVDPRTIQALASAGMDPAQLIAQAFGGIADKAEKIGQLNMSPELLNSLLAGANAARK; this comes from the coding sequence ATGTTAGGTATCCGGTTCATCAAGTCCCAGCCCACGGTTCATTTGATCCAGTTCAAAAGAGGCAAAGTCGTCCGGGAAGGCGCGGGCCAGTCCTTCTATTACTACGCACCCACCTCTACCGTGGTGGCGGTGCCCGTGGCCAGCGCCCACCACCCCTTCATGCTGACCCTGGTGACCTCCGACTTCCAGAACGTCACGGTCCAGGGCCAGGCCACCTACCAGGTCAAAACGCCTCAGTTGACGGCGCGCCTGATGGACTTCTCGCTCAAGGCCAGCGGACAAGGCTATGCCTCGGATGATCCGCTCAAGCTGGGTGACCGCGTCGGCATGCAGGTACAGGTCATCATCCAGCAAAAAGTCCAGGCGCTGACGCTCAAGGAAGCCCTGTTATCCTCCGCCGAAATCGCCCGGCATGCCGAAGCCAGTCTGGGCGCCCAGCCCGAAATTGCCGCTCTGGGTTTGCAGATCCTGGGCGTTTCTATTCTGGCCATCAAGCCGACCCCCGATATCGCGCGAGCCCTGGAAGCCGAATCCCGCGAGGCCAACCTCAAGGCTGCCGACGATGCGATCTACCTGCGCCGAATGGCGGCAGTCCAGAATGAACGCGCCATCCGCGAGAACGAACTGGACACCGAAGTTGCCGTGGAAGACAAGCGCAGCCAGATCGAGGACGCCAAGATGGCGGCCAAGGCTTCGGTGATGCGCAAGGAAAACGCCCTGCGCACAGAGCAGATGGATTCGGACGTGGCGCTCGAAGAAAAACGCAAGCTCTACGTGAACGGCCAGGCAGCCAACTCCCGCACCCTGGCCGAGGCGGAAGCCGCCCGGCTGGACGCCATCATGAAGACCTTCCAGGCGGTCGATCCCCGCACCATCCAGGCGCTGGCTTCGGCCGGCATGGACCCGGCCCAGCTGATCGCCCAGGCCTTTGGCGGCATCGCCGACAAGGCCGAGAAGATCGGCCAGCTCAACATGTCGCCCGAACTGCTCAATTCGCTGCTGGCCGGTGCGAATGCCGCCCGGAAATAA